The Sinomicrobium kalidii genome contains a region encoding:
- the ybeY gene encoding rRNA maturation RNase YbeY — MISFHYESALDLLDEKRYAEWIERVIISESKEPGEISYIFCDDDYLHGLNMKYLDHDTLTDIISFDYTEGNRIHGDVYISVERVEDNAQDFGVSFEEELKRVMIHGVLHYCGYKDKSAGERAEMRAKEEEKIKMFHVER, encoded by the coding sequence ATGATTAGTTTTCATTATGAATCGGCACTTGACCTGTTGGACGAAAAGCGGTATGCAGAATGGATAGAAAGGGTCATTATTTCCGAAAGTAAAGAACCGGGAGAGATAAGTTATATTTTTTGTGATGATGACTATTTGCATGGTCTGAACATGAAATACCTGGATCACGATACGCTTACCGATATTATAAGCTTTGATTACACGGAAGGTAACAGGATACATGGGGATGTATATATTTCTGTAGAGAGAGTAGAGGATAATGCGCAGGATTTTGGTGTGTCGTTTGAGGAGGAATTGAAACGGGTAATGATTCACGGCGTTTTGCATTACTGTGGTTACAAGGATAAATCTGCCGGAGAACGCGCCGAAATGAGAGCAAAGGAAGAGGAGAAAATAAAAATGTTCCACGTGGAACGATAG
- a CDS encoding DUF4175 family protein gives MLPDTGRRKIQGFDIVKQKLEIFIRKYYVNELIKGVLLFTAIGLLYLIVMLLLEHFLWLNSTGRAVLFWLFLGGAIFLLYRFIAVPVFRLLRIQKGIDYTEASGIIGNHFPEIGDKLLNVLQLSGDGLNGGNEKNELLVASIEQKSEELRPFPFHIAVDIKKNMRYAKYALIPVIIIFLVWVSGNINWFSDSYERVVHYRSAYEPPAPFQFFVVNNTLSGIEGKPFKIEVRTTGEVIPEDVTIQYDEETYFMQNEGPGNFSYVFKRPDGSVDFYLMANDVRSRPYRLEILNAPAMTAFEMYLDYPAYLKMSSDTLTGTGNATVPEGTRITWKLRTKNAGKVNWISADSTAVFDEVSRNGNNAEFQWSVPVFRDTEYEITTGNADLPDYESLGFGIVVVKDEYPEIEVKEVSDSLSVERTDFVGQVSDDYGFSNLRMVYYPEDKEEQRKGKKININTSGNVARFIDVFPGDLTLEEGTNYVLYFEVKDNDALRGGKASKSGLFTYRVRTREEIEREQLEQQRGAIRSLERSLGEMEEQRKELKDINTLNMEKEEKSFNDRERISDFINRQIQQEKTMQRFTEELNEHLKEAPGEEEDDARKKLLEERLERQKEEIKKNEKLLEELKKVADKIDREDMARRLEKLSKSHQNNKRNLEQVLELTKRYYVTQNAERLRRELERLGKDQEALSNKEEKENTAEKQEDLNKEFEKFREEAEDLEKENRDLKKPMDLGRDEKEEQSVSEEQKKSLENLEQNNTEKAKQQQRNAGQKMKQMGAQMKAAMQSGSASGDMEDAAVLRQILKNLVAFSFEQEGLMKTIEAMREDHPSFSNTIRKQHQLKEVFQHIDDSLFALSMRRPELSEKVNKEVTDVHFHVDKAIERLSENEIYRGASSQQYAFTAANNLAALLGNILDNLQQSMGMGQGEGENEMQLPDIIQSQEELNQQMKDALKGSEEKGEEGEKKQGEGEEGEGEKQSEALFEIYKQQQMLKQALEKELSDKMGNGDQGKKNRLLKEMEKVEDELLRTGLNENTLKKMLNLKHELLKLKDAAMEQGEEKRRESHTNEQRFDGKKGEIDAELEEYLQGMEILNRQVLPLRQIYRKKVKEYFKKND, from the coding sequence ATGCTACCGGATACAGGAAGAAGAAAAATACAGGGTTTTGATATCGTAAAACAAAAACTTGAAATTTTTATAAGAAAATACTATGTAAATGAACTTATAAAAGGGGTTTTACTGTTCACGGCCATCGGATTGCTTTATCTCATAGTCATGTTGCTCTTGGAACATTTCCTGTGGCTTAACAGTACGGGAAGGGCGGTATTGTTCTGGTTGTTTCTCGGGGGAGCTATTTTCCTTTTATACCGTTTTATCGCCGTTCCGGTGTTTAGGTTACTGCGTATTCAAAAGGGAATTGATTACACGGAGGCCTCCGGGATCATTGGTAACCATTTCCCGGAAATAGGGGATAAACTGTTGAACGTATTGCAACTTTCGGGCGATGGTTTGAACGGGGGAAATGAAAAGAACGAACTTTTGGTTGCAAGTATAGAACAAAAGTCGGAGGAATTACGGCCGTTTCCCTTCCATATTGCCGTAGATATTAAAAAGAACATGCGCTATGCAAAATATGCCCTGATCCCGGTAATTATTATTTTTTTAGTATGGGTTAGTGGTAATATTAATTGGTTTTCAGATAGTTATGAACGTGTGGTACATTATCGTTCGGCATATGAACCGCCGGCGCCGTTTCAGTTTTTCGTAGTGAATAATACGTTGAGCGGAATTGAGGGAAAACCTTTTAAAATAGAGGTCAGGACAACGGGAGAAGTAATACCGGAGGATGTGACCATCCAGTATGATGAAGAAACCTATTTTATGCAGAACGAAGGCCCGGGCAATTTCAGCTATGTTTTTAAGCGGCCCGACGGGAGTGTTGATTTTTACCTCATGGCGAATGACGTACGTTCGCGCCCGTATCGCTTGGAAATTTTGAATGCACCGGCCATGACGGCTTTTGAAATGTACCTGGATTATCCGGCTTATTTGAAAATGAGTAGCGATACGCTTACGGGGACGGGGAATGCTACCGTGCCGGAAGGTACGAGGATAACATGGAAGCTCCGGACAAAAAATGCCGGAAAAGTGAATTGGATTTCCGCCGATTCAACGGCTGTTTTTGATGAGGTTTCGAGAAATGGGAACAATGCCGAATTTCAATGGTCCGTTCCCGTGTTCCGGGATACCGAATATGAAATTACGACCGGAAATGCCGATTTGCCGGATTACGAATCTCTGGGTTTTGGTATAGTGGTTGTAAAAGATGAATATCCCGAAATAGAAGTTAAGGAAGTCAGTGATTCGCTTTCTGTGGAGCGTACGGATTTTGTAGGCCAGGTTTCGGATGATTATGGATTCAGTAATCTGAGAATGGTCTATTACCCGGAGGATAAGGAAGAACAAAGAAAAGGAAAGAAAATCAATATCAATACCTCCGGGAATGTAGCGCGGTTTATCGATGTGTTTCCCGGGGATTTAACGCTGGAGGAAGGGACCAATTATGTACTGTACTTTGAAGTGAAGGACAACGATGCCCTTCGTGGAGGAAAGGCAAGCAAGTCGGGCTTGTTTACATATCGTGTGCGGACCAGGGAAGAAATTGAACGGGAACAACTGGAACAACAGCGCGGAGCCATCCGGTCGCTGGAGAGGTCATTAGGGGAAATGGAAGAACAGCGGAAGGAATTGAAAGACATTAATACGCTGAACATGGAGAAAGAAGAGAAATCGTTTAATGACCGGGAGCGGATTTCAGATTTTATCAACAGGCAGATCCAGCAGGAGAAAACCATGCAACGCTTTACAGAAGAACTGAATGAACATTTAAAAGAAGCACCCGGGGAAGAAGAGGATGACGCACGGAAAAAGTTGCTGGAAGAACGGTTGGAGCGGCAAAAGGAGGAAATAAAGAAAAATGAAAAACTCCTTGAAGAATTGAAAAAAGTGGCCGATAAAATCGATAGGGAGGATATGGCCAGACGACTGGAAAAATTATCCAAATCGCACCAGAATAACAAACGGAACCTGGAACAGGTACTGGAACTCACCAAGCGCTATTACGTAACTCAAAATGCAGAGCGATTGCGTCGCGAACTGGAACGATTGGGGAAAGATCAGGAAGCGTTATCGAATAAGGAAGAGAAAGAGAACACTGCTGAAAAGCAGGAAGACCTGAATAAAGAATTTGAAAAATTCAGGGAGGAAGCGGAAGATCTGGAAAAGGAGAACCGGGATTTAAAAAAGCCGATGGATCTGGGAAGGGATGAAAAAGAAGAACAGTCGGTTTCTGAAGAGCAGAAAAAATCCCTGGAAAACCTGGAGCAGAACAACACTGAGAAAGCAAAGCAACAGCAACGGAACGCGGGGCAGAAAATGAAGCAGATGGGAGCGCAAATGAAAGCGGCAATGCAATCGGGCTCGGCTTCGGGAGATATGGAAGATGCTGCCGTTTTACGACAGATATTAAAAAACCTGGTAGCGTTCTCCTTTGAACAGGAAGGGCTCATGAAAACGATAGAAGCGATGCGGGAAGATCATCCGTCATTTTCGAATACGATCAGGAAACAACACCAGTTAAAAGAAGTTTTTCAGCATATAGACGACAGTCTTTTTGCATTGTCCATGCGCAGACCTGAACTTTCGGAAAAGGTCAATAAGGAAGTTACGGATGTTCATTTTCACGTGGACAAGGCTATCGAAAGATTATCCGAAAATGAAATTTACAGGGGGGCTTCCAGTCAGCAATATGCATTTACAGCTGCCAATAACCTGGCTGCATTGCTCGGAAATATACTGGACAATTTACAGCAGAGCATGGGAATGGGACAAGGCGAAGGGGAAAATGAAATGCAGCTGCCGGATATTATTCAGAGCCAGGAGGAGTTGAATCAACAAATGAAGGATGCACTGAAGGGGTCGGAGGAAAAAGGAGAGGAAGGTGAGAAAAAGCAGGGGGAAGGAGAAGAGGGAGAAGGTGAAAAACAATCTGAAGCCTTGTTTGAGATCTATAAACAGCAACAAATGCTCAAACAGGCGTTGGAAAAAGAGTTGTCCGATAAAATGGGCAATGGCGATCAGGGAAAGAAAAATAGGCTATTGAAAGAGATGGAGAAGGTAGAAGATGAATTATTGAGAACGGGTTTAAATGAAAACACGCTTAAAAAAATGTTGAACCTGAAACATGAACTGTTAAAACTGAAGGATGCTGCGATGGAACAGGGTGAAGAAAAAAGAAGAGAAAGCCATACGAATGAACAAAGGTTCGACGGTAAAAAAGGTGAGATTGATGCGGAGCTTGAGGAATATTTACAGGGCATGGAGATATTAAACAGACAAGTATTACCTTTGCGGCAAATTTACAGGAAGAAGGTAAAAGAATATTTTAAAAAGAATGATTAG
- the gltX gene encoding glutamate--tRNA ligase: MTKKVRVRFAPSPTGPLHIGGVRTALFNYLFAKKNGGDFILRIEDTDQNRYVEGAEDYIAASLNWCGIPFDEGIGKDKGFGPYRQSERKHLYKNYADQLIENGMAYYAFDTAEELDAHRKEHEKNGKTFIYNWHNRQKLKNSLSLPPEDVQTRLRAGEDYVIRFKSPQDESLKLKDIVRGEITVDTNILDDKVLFKSDGMPTYHLANIVDDHLMEITHVIRGEEWLPSLALHVLLYRAFGWDSPQFAHLPLILKPTGKGKLSKRDGDKLGFPVFPLEWKDPASGDVSRGYREEGYFPEAVVNFLALLGWNPGTDQEIFSKEELIRAFDLERVHKSGARFDPEKIKWFNHHYLQEKDDNILSAAFGELLQQKGIDTALPLPKIVSLVKERATFIADLWEQTSFFFEAPSSYNEKAVKKQWKEKTADIIKQLIPVLENVTDFSSATTEETVKTWIGENGFGFGQVMPPLRLALVGEMKGPHIFDITEILGKEESIARIRKAIDTLG; this comes from the coding sequence ATGACAAAAAAAGTTCGCGTACGTTTTGCGCCCAGTCCTACCGGGCCTTTACACATAGGAGGTGTTCGCACCGCATTATTCAATTATCTGTTTGCCAAAAAAAACGGGGGTGATTTTATCCTGAGGATCGAAGACACCGACCAGAACCGCTATGTGGAAGGGGCCGAAGATTACATCGCAGCGTCCCTGAACTGGTGTGGCATCCCATTCGACGAAGGTATTGGCAAAGACAAGGGTTTTGGTCCTTACCGGCAGAGCGAACGCAAACACCTTTATAAAAATTACGCCGATCAGCTCATTGAAAACGGCATGGCTTACTACGCCTTTGATACGGCTGAAGAACTTGATGCTCACAGAAAAGAACACGAAAAGAACGGAAAAACCTTTATTTACAACTGGCACAACCGTCAGAAATTAAAAAATTCACTTTCCCTCCCTCCCGAAGATGTACAGACCAGACTCCGGGCCGGGGAAGATTATGTCATACGCTTCAAATCGCCCCAGGATGAAAGCCTGAAGCTGAAAGACATCGTACGCGGCGAAATTACGGTAGACACCAATATCCTCGACGACAAAGTGCTCTTTAAAAGTGATGGTATGCCCACCTATCACCTGGCCAACATCGTAGACGATCACCTGATGGAAATCACCCATGTGATCCGCGGCGAAGAATGGCTGCCTTCGCTGGCACTTCATGTACTCCTTTACCGGGCTTTCGGTTGGGACAGTCCGCAATTTGCCCATTTGCCCCTTATCCTCAAGCCTACAGGAAAGGGAAAACTGAGCAAAAGGGATGGTGACAAGCTGGGGTTCCCCGTATTTCCGCTGGAATGGAAAGACCCGGCATCAGGCGATGTTTCACGTGGATACCGCGAAGAAGGATATTTTCCCGAGGCTGTTGTAAACTTTCTTGCTCTCCTCGGATGGAACCCGGGCACCGACCAGGAAATATTCAGCAAGGAAGAACTCATCAGGGCTTTTGACCTGGAAAGGGTCCATAAATCCGGTGCGCGATTTGACCCGGAAAAGATAAAATGGTTCAACCATCACTATCTCCAGGAAAAGGACGATAACATCCTGAGTGCGGCCTTCGGAGAACTGTTGCAACAAAAGGGAATAGACACTGCCCTTCCCCTGCCAAAAATAGTTTCGCTGGTCAAAGAAAGAGCCACCTTTATCGCCGACCTGTGGGAACAAACGTCATTCTTTTTCGAAGCTCCGTCGTCCTACAATGAAAAAGCGGTTAAAAAACAATGGAAGGAAAAGACCGCTGATATTATAAAACAACTTATACCTGTACTGGAAAATGTTACCGATTTTTCTTCTGCAACTACAGAAGAAACGGTCAAGACCTGGATAGGTGAAAACGGGTTCGGGTTCGGACAGGTAATGCCTCCTTTACGGCTTGCCCTGGTAGGCGAAATGAAAGGGCCCCATATTTTTGATATTACCGAGATACTGGGCAAGGAAGAATCCATAGCCCGTATCAGAAAAGCCATTGATACCCTCGGATAA
- a CDS encoding SPFH domain-containing protein, giving the protein MSYILYPVIFFGLIILISAFFVVKQQTAAIVERFGRFESIRHSGLQLKIPIVDRIAGKLSLKIQQLDVIVETKTRDDVFVKLKVSVQYVVIREKVYEAFYKLEYPHDQITSYVFDVVRAEVPKMKLDDVFVRKNDIADAVKGELQEAMLDYGYDIIKTLVTDIDPDSQVKAAMNRINAAERQKIAAQFDGDAERIRIVEKAKAEAESKRLQGQGIADQRREIARGLEESVEVLNKVGINSQEASALIVVTQHYDTLQSIGEETNSNLILLPNSPQAGTDMLNNMVAAFTTSNQLGESMKKQAKAKGKDKGKDKTEDAQ; this is encoded by the coding sequence ATGAGTTACATTCTTTACCCGGTGATATTCTTCGGACTAATCATCCTGATTTCGGCCTTTTTTGTGGTAAAACAACAAACAGCGGCCATTGTAGAACGTTTCGGGCGTTTTGAGAGTATCCGGCACTCGGGCTTACAATTAAAAATTCCGATTGTCGATCGCATTGCAGGAAAACTTAGCCTTAAGATACAGCAACTGGATGTTATTGTAGAAACCAAAACGCGGGACGATGTTTTTGTAAAACTGAAAGTTTCCGTCCAATATGTCGTTATCCGTGAAAAAGTTTACGAAGCCTTTTACAAACTCGAATATCCGCACGACCAGATCACCAGTTATGTGTTTGATGTGGTCCGTGCCGAAGTTCCCAAAATGAAACTCGACGATGTCTTTGTCAGAAAGAACGATATCGCCGATGCCGTAAAAGGAGAACTGCAGGAAGCCATGCTCGATTATGGTTACGACATTATTAAGACCCTGGTTACCGATATTGATCCGGACTCTCAGGTAAAAGCAGCCATGAACCGCATCAACGCCGCAGAACGTCAAAAAATAGCCGCCCAGTTCGACGGCGATGCCGAACGTATACGGATTGTTGAAAAAGCCAAGGCCGAAGCCGAAAGTAAACGCCTGCAGGGACAGGGTATTGCCGATCAGCGCAGGGAAATCGCCAGAGGACTGGAAGAGTCTGTCGAAGTACTGAACAAGGTAGGTATAAATTCCCAGGAAGCTTCCGCACTTATTGTTGTTACACAACACTACGATACCCTGCAATCCATCGGTGAAGAAACCAACAGCAATCTTATCCTCCTGCCCAATTCGCCGCAAGCGGGAACAGATATGCTGAACAATATGGTAGCGGCATTTACCACCAGCAATCAACTTGGTGAATCCATGAAAAAGCAAGCCAAAGCCAAAGGAAAGGACAAAGGAAAAGACAAAACCGAAGATGCACAGTGA
- a CDS encoding GNAT family N-acetyltransferase: protein MQNSFFVSTDKSKLDIDLIEDFLKNKSYWAKGRNRNIIEKSIANSLCFGIYTREEKQVGFARIVTDYAVFAWVMDVFITDDYRKNGLGKLLMEHIVQHPELREVEKWGLKTLDAHTLYKKFGFHNTTQSELIMEKIVLT, encoded by the coding sequence ATGCAAAATTCCTTTTTTGTTTCGACAGATAAATCAAAACTCGATATCGACCTCATTGAAGATTTTCTGAAAAACAAATCGTACTGGGCAAAGGGCCGGAACCGGAATATTATAGAAAAATCAATTGCCAATTCCCTTTGTTTCGGTATCTATACCCGGGAAGAAAAGCAGGTGGGTTTTGCCCGTATTGTCACAGATTATGCCGTATTTGCCTGGGTTATGGATGTATTTATCACAGATGATTACAGAAAAAACGGCCTGGGTAAATTGCTCATGGAACACATTGTGCAACACCCCGAACTCCGGGAAGTGGAAAAATGGGGATTAAAAACACTGGATGCACACACATTATACAAAAAGTTCGGATTTCATAATACTACGCAATCCGAACTTATCATGGAAAAGATTGTTTTAACTTAG
- a CDS encoding glutamine--tRNA ligase/YqeY domain fusion protein gives MSEKERSLNFIEHIIEEDINGGFPRGKLRFRFPPEPNGYLHIGHASSICLNFGLGLDYNAPVNLRFDDTNPEKEEQEYVDAIKRDVEWLGYEWDQECYASDYFQQLYDWAVELIKKGKAYVDNQTSEAIAAQKGTPTRPGEDSPNRNRSVEENLDLFERMRKGEFESGSHVLRAKIDMASSNMLMRDPVMYRILHKDHHRTGNDWPIYPLYDWTHGESDYIEEVSHSFCTLEFAMHRELYEWFLDNVYEEGRVKPKQREFARRNLSHTVVSKRKLLQLVKEGIVNGWDDPRMPTISGLRRRGYTAASIRNFAKTIGIAKRENLIDVSLLEFCVREDLNKKAPRVMAVLNPVKVVITNYPDGEKEWLDAENNPEDESAGHRKIPFSREIYIEREDFREQANRKFFRLKLGGEVRLKNAYIIKAEDCVKDSEGNITEIHCTYDPLSKSGSGTEESMRKVKGTLHWVAVKHAVEAEIRVYDRLFTDPEPDGHKDKDYMEFINPDSLNVTTGYAEPSLKEVSEGERYQFQRLGYFCVDRDSEPGKPVFNKTVGLRDTWAKLQDKK, from the coding sequence ATGTCGGAAAAAGAGCGATCACTTAATTTTATAGAGCATATTATTGAGGAAGATATTAACGGTGGTTTTCCCAGGGGAAAGTTGAGGTTTCGTTTCCCACCCGAACCCAATGGTTATCTGCATATAGGACATGCCAGTTCCATATGCCTGAACTTCGGGCTCGGACTGGATTACAATGCCCCGGTAAACCTGAGGTTTGACGATACCAATCCGGAAAAAGAGGAACAGGAATATGTGGATGCCATTAAAAGGGATGTGGAATGGCTGGGATATGAATGGGATCAGGAATGTTATGCTTCCGATTATTTTCAGCAGTTGTACGACTGGGCAGTAGAACTTATAAAAAAGGGGAAGGCTTATGTTGACAACCAGACTTCGGAAGCTATAGCGGCCCAGAAAGGAACACCCACAAGACCCGGGGAAGACAGCCCGAATCGAAATCGTTCGGTAGAAGAAAACCTCGATCTCTTTGAACGGATGCGCAAGGGAGAGTTCGAATCCGGATCGCATGTATTGCGTGCAAAAATAGATATGGCCTCTTCAAACATGTTGATGCGGGACCCCGTGATGTATCGCATACTGCATAAAGATCATCACAGAACAGGCAATGACTGGCCCATATATCCCTTGTATGACTGGACACATGGTGAAAGCGATTATATAGAAGAAGTTTCCCATTCGTTCTGTACATTGGAATTTGCCATGCACCGGGAATTGTATGAATGGTTCCTGGACAATGTTTATGAAGAAGGCAGGGTGAAACCCAAACAGCGCGAATTTGCCCGGAGAAATCTCAGTCATACCGTGGTGAGCAAGCGAAAATTGCTGCAACTGGTTAAGGAAGGAATAGTAAACGGTTGGGACGATCCCAGGATGCCCACGATTTCCGGGTTGCGAAGAAGGGGATATACGGCTGCTTCAATTCGTAATTTTGCAAAAACCATCGGAATAGCGAAGCGTGAAAACCTTATCGATGTTTCACTGCTCGAGTTTTGTGTAAGGGAGGACCTGAATAAAAAGGCACCCCGTGTAATGGCGGTACTGAACCCGGTAAAAGTCGTGATCACTAATTATCCTGATGGCGAAAAAGAATGGCTGGATGCCGAGAACAACCCGGAAGATGAAAGTGCGGGACACAGGAAAATCCCTTTTTCCAGGGAGATCTACATTGAAAGGGAAGACTTCCGGGAACAGGCCAACAGAAAATTTTTCCGTTTGAAACTGGGCGGGGAAGTACGCCTTAAAAATGCGTATATCATCAAGGCTGAAGACTGTGTGAAAGATAGTGAGGGAAATATAACCGAAATACATTGTACTTACGACCCGCTTAGCAAAAGCGGTAGCGGCACGGAGGAGAGCATGCGAAAAGTAAAGGGTACATTGCATTGGGTAGCTGTAAAACATGCCGTAGAAGCAGAAATACGCGTGTATGACAGGTTGTTTACCGACCCGGAACCGGACGGTCATAAGGACAAGGATTACATGGAGTTTATAAACCCCGATTCACTGAATGTTACTACAGGTTATGCGGAACCTTCATTAAAAGAGGTATCCGAAGGGGAACGATACCAGTTTCAGCGGCTGGGGTATTTTTGTGTGGACAGGGATTCGGAACCCGGTAAGCCGGTATTTAACAAAACCGTGGGTTTAAGGGATACCTGGGCAAAATTACAGGACAAGAAATAA
- the folB gene encoding dihydroneopterin aldolase yields the protein MGIIKLTNIRVYAYHGCLVEEGKIGSDYRVDVAVRANLQPSAGTDSLRDTVDYVHINRIVKEEMAIRSKLLEHVSKRILDRIFEEIAIAEEATVKVAKINPPIGGNVEMVTIEMTLERHNHKQQSEL from the coding sequence ATGGGAATCATCAAGTTGACAAATATCCGGGTCTATGCTTACCACGGATGCCTGGTGGAAGAAGGAAAAATAGGCAGCGACTATCGTGTTGATGTTGCCGTACGGGCCAATTTGCAACCTTCGGCCGGGACAGACAGTTTAAGGGATACCGTCGATTATGTGCACATCAACCGTATCGTAAAGGAAGAGATGGCTATCCGCTCCAAATTACTGGAACATGTATCCAAACGTATCTTGGACCGTATTTTTGAGGAAATCGCTATCGCGGAGGAAGCAACGGTTAAAGTAGCCAAAATAAACCCTCCCATCGGTGGCAATGTGGAAATGGTTACCATAGAAATGACACTTGAACGCCACAACCACAAACAACAGTCGGAATTGTAA
- a CDS encoding LysE family translocator, giving the protein MTEDILAAIPWGVLLAFTIGPVFFVLLETSALKGFRAGISLDLGVVTSDALFILIAYFSTSQILEKLKDDPALFIFGGGLLLCYGVISFIKIKRDFRKNSDNLDDFVIPKKNYFALFIKGFLLNFINIGVLGFWLGIIIVFGPKLDMEPERIITFFSTIIITYLVIDCIKILLAKQLKGKLTPWRIYRVKRVISVVLMVFGIALVIQGLFPGEKKKIKEAIEDIRNK; this is encoded by the coding sequence ATGACAGAGGATATACTGGCAGCGATTCCCTGGGGTGTATTACTGGCTTTTACTATTGGACCGGTATTTTTTGTGCTGTTGGAAACCAGTGCACTTAAAGGCTTCAGGGCAGGGATATCTTTAGATCTGGGTGTGGTTACCAGCGATGCCCTGTTTATTCTCATAGCCTATTTCAGTACCAGTCAGATACTGGAAAAACTCAAGGACGATCCCGCACTTTTCATTTTTGGGGGCGGTTTATTGCTGTGTTACGGCGTCATTTCTTTTATAAAGATCAAAAGGGACTTCCGGAAGAACAGCGACAACCTGGATGATTTTGTTATTCCGAAGAAAAATTATTTTGCTCTTTTTATCAAAGGATTTCTTCTCAATTTTATCAATATTGGCGTTCTTGGGTTCTGGTTGGGGATAATTATTGTTTTCGGGCCTAAACTGGATATGGAACCGGAACGGATCATTACTTTTTTCAGTACCATTATCATCACCTATCTCGTGATCGATTGTATAAAAATACTGCTGGCCAAACAACTGAAAGGCAAGCTCACACCATGGCGTATTTACAGGGTAAAACGCGTAATAAGTGTGGTTCTTATGGTATTTGGCATTGCACTTGTTATACAGGGATTGTTTCCCGGTGAAAAGAAAAAGATCAAGGAAGCCATAGAGGATATACGGAATAAATAA
- a CDS encoding head GIN domain-containing protein gives MKRVYFLVLFFTVALGFSQDKITKETGKFDTVKVFDGISAQLIPSNENKVIISGEDATEVRAVNNNGNLKIRMQLKKTFSGHRTFVEIHYNQKLSVIDVNENAFISSPETFKQVALKLKAQEGGEIDIDVELEKLDAKTITGGILEIRGTAKNQDVHVNTGGQYEGDNLKTEQTTINVNAGGTAYVNASEYVEAKVKAGGTIRIYGKPKVIDKQTFLGGKIVEQ, from the coding sequence ATGAAACGGGTATATTTTCTTGTTTTGTTTTTTACTGTTGCCCTTGGTTTTTCCCAGGATAAGATCACCAAGGAGACCGGAAAATTCGATACGGTAAAGGTTTTTGACGGTATTTCGGCACAGCTTATTCCATCAAATGAGAACAAAGTGATTATTTCCGGAGAAGATGCTACCGAAGTACGGGCCGTGAACAATAACGGAAACCTTAAAATACGGATGCAGTTAAAAAAGACCTTTAGTGGGCACAGGACTTTTGTGGAAATACATTACAACCAAAAGCTGAGCGTCATTGATGTCAATGAAAATGCTTTCATTTCATCACCGGAAACATTTAAACAGGTGGCCCTGAAACTGAAGGCCCAGGAAGGTGGCGAGATTGATATTGACGTGGAACTGGAAAAACTGGATGCCAAGACAATTACGGGAGGTATTCTGGAAATAAGGGGAACAGCTAAGAACCAGGATGTACACGTTAATACAGGTGGACAATATGAAGGAGATAATTTGAAAACGGAGCAGACAACGATCAATGTCAATGCCGGGGGGACGGCTTATGTAAATGCTTCGGAATATGTGGAGGCCAAAGTGAAGGCTGGCGGCACGATCAGGATATACGGTAAACCGAAAGTCATAGACAAACAAACATTCTTGGGCGGAAAGATCGTTGAACAATAA